A single window of Sporosarcina sp. Marseille-Q4943 DNA harbors:
- a CDS encoding ABC transporter ATP-binding protein, with product MSKIVLKNVYKHFDKKVTAVSDFNLTVEDGEFIVLVGPSGCGKSTVLRMIAGLEEISSGEFYIDGKLMNDVPPKSRDIAMVFQNYALYPHMTVYDNMAFGLKIRKFKKDEIKKRVEEAAEILGLEELLHRKPKALSGGQRQRVALGRSIVRDAKLFLMDEPLSNLDAKLRFQMRAEIAKLHQRLKTTSIYVTHDQTEAMTMASRIIIMKEGVIQQIGTPKDVYDNPENTFVGGFIGSPSMNFFNGKIEGDQFVTETVRINVPEDKMAYLREQGYTGKELTMGIRPEHIHLQTDEKEAGGANPILSKIIVSELTGADTLLYSMLGTQELIAEVESRTNVSPGEDVYLTFDMNCAHFFDQNTGRRIRPVESAALVG from the coding sequence ATGTCGAAAATTGTATTAAAAAACGTATATAAGCACTTCGATAAAAAGGTGACTGCTGTCTCCGATTTCAATTTGACCGTGGAAGACGGTGAATTCATCGTTCTTGTCGGACCTTCCGGATGTGGCAAGTCGACCGTCCTGCGGATGATCGCAGGATTGGAAGAGATTTCATCAGGTGAGTTTTACATCGACGGGAAGCTGATGAACGATGTTCCTCCGAAAAGCAGGGATATCGCGATGGTCTTCCAAAACTATGCGCTTTACCCGCATATGACAGTCTATGACAATATGGCTTTTGGATTGAAAATAAGGAAGTTCAAAAAGGATGAAATAAAGAAGCGTGTAGAAGAGGCGGCTGAAATTTTAGGACTTGAGGAGCTGCTTCATCGGAAACCTAAGGCGTTGTCAGGCGGTCAGAGACAACGTGTAGCACTCGGACGATCGATCGTCAGGGATGCCAAGCTGTTCCTTATGGATGAACCGCTTTCGAATCTTGATGCAAAGCTACGCTTCCAAATGCGCGCGGAAATCGCAAAGCTGCATCAGCGGCTGAAAACGACATCAATTTACGTCACACATGACCAGACGGAAGCGATGACGATGGCGAGCCGGATCATCATCATGAAAGAAGGCGTCATTCAACAGATCGGGACGCCGAAAGACGTGTACGATAATCCGGAAAACACGTTCGTCGGCGGATTCATCGGTTCTCCTTCCATGAACTTTTTTAATGGGAAAATCGAGGGTGACCAATTCGTGACGGAAACTGTCCGCATCAATGTGCCTGAAGATAAGATGGCGTATTTGCGGGAGCAAGGTTATACAGGTAAGGAATTGACGATGGGAATCCGTCCTGAGCATATCCACCTACAAACAGACGAGAAGGAGGCGGGAGGGGCAAATCCAATCCTGTCAAAAATCATCGTGTCCGAACTGACCGGGGCTGATACACTCCTTTATTCAATGCTCGGCACGCAAGAATTGATAGCCGAAGTCGAATCACGGACAAATGTGTCCCCGGGTGAAGATGTCTATTTGACGTTCGATATGAACTGCGCCCATTTTTTTGATCAAAACACCGGTAGAAGAATCCGACCTGTCGAATCGGCAGCTTTAGTTGGTTGA
- the yiaA gene encoding inner membrane protein YiaA — MKNDIEDLFDRENRSEPKMKVERKDGEPTAAFKGASWAALLIGASAYLIGLFNATMELNEKGYYFAILIFGLYSSVSLQKAVRDKDEGIPVTNIYYGISWLALLISILLMGIGLYNAGSIVLSEKGFYGMAFVLSVFAAITVQKNIRDTQKAREMD, encoded by the coding sequence ATGAAAAATGATATTGAAGATTTATTTGACAGGGAGAATCGAAGTGAACCAAAGATGAAAGTGGAAAGAAAAGATGGGGAACCAACTGCCGCTTTCAAAGGGGCTTCCTGGGCAGCGCTGTTAATCGGGGCCTCGGCTTATCTAATAGGTTTGTTCAACGCAACAATGGAGCTGAATGAAAAAGGGTATTACTTTGCAATACTAATTTTCGGTCTCTATTCATCTGTATCTTTACAAAAAGCCGTAAGAGATAAAGATGAAGGAATTCCCGTAACGAATATTTACTACGGCATTAGCTGGCTTGCACTTCTTATTTCGATATTACTCATGGGCATCGGCCTGTACAATGCAGGGAGCATCGTTTTAAGTGAAAAAGGGTTTTACGGCATGGCTTTTGTTCTAAGTGTATTTGCAGCCATTACAGTTCAGAAAAACATCCGGGACACACAGAAAGCTAGAGAGATGGATTGA
- a CDS encoding YitT family protein, with translation MKNLVVVAGSLIVAFAFNFFLVPYGILSSGISGIAILIGLITPFDIGLMNLLLNLPLLILGYYKLGRLITFNTLICVVSLSVFLYMLPVVPLTDNILLATIFGGVVSGIGVGFILKYSGTSGGLDIIAIILSRTSNVSIGLLLTGMNGIIVLISGAAFNWNIALYTLLSIYLTGKMIDSIHTNHIKLTMQIVTSKGEAIREDLLKSIYRGITITEGYGGYTQEKKHILMTVVTRYEMLQVKKIVRDYDETAFINIFETVEVDGVFAKN, from the coding sequence GTGAAAAATTTAGTTGTCGTCGCAGGTTCGTTAATTGTCGCATTTGCTTTCAATTTCTTTCTCGTCCCCTATGGGATACTTAGTAGTGGAATTAGTGGGATAGCTATATTAATCGGATTGATCACTCCATTTGATATTGGTCTAATGAATCTCTTGCTTAATTTGCCTTTGCTCATTTTAGGGTACTATAAACTCGGAAGACTGATTACTTTCAATACATTGATTTGTGTTGTATCACTTTCCGTTTTCTTATATATGTTGCCAGTTGTCCCTTTGACAGATAATATCTTATTGGCGACGATCTTTGGAGGAGTCGTAAGTGGGATTGGTGTTGGCTTTATATTAAAATACTCCGGCACTTCGGGTGGTTTGGATATTATTGCAATCATCCTTTCCCGAACGAGTAATGTAAGTATCGGACTTCTTCTGACGGGCATGAATGGCATCATCGTTCTTATTTCCGGTGCTGCCTTCAACTGGAATATCGCTTTATACACACTTTTGTCTATCTATTTGACCGGTAAAATGATTGATAGCATTCATACGAATCACATTAAACTAACGATGCAGATTGTCACTTCGAAAGGGGAGGCAATACGGGAAGATTTATTGAAATCCATCTACCGGGGCATTACGATTACAGAGGGTTATGGTGGCTACACCCAAGAGAAGAAACATATTTTAATGACGGTCGTAACACGTTACGAAATGTTACAAGTGAAAAAGATTGTCCGTGATTATGATGAGACTGCATTCATTAATATATTTGAGACTGTTGAAGTTGACGGTGTTTTTGCTAAGAATTAG
- a CDS encoding ABC transporter substrate-binding protein → MLRKKLIPLFFAMLLVLSGCAGFKTGDSTSADSGDKVVIDFWSFWGSEIRRPVIDKIVEDFNKSQDRIEVKHTFVPWGDIWTKELAAIAAKNPPDVVINDINATALRGQKNQAMNLSKFLEKDDISGRFYEELWNATLYEGDSYGIPFNTDTRILFYNKTAFKEAGLDPEKPPATWDELWEYAAKLDVKNGDTYDRIGFYPLWGVNSDVWMLNSDGKNFFDEDGVPIIDTEANRETLEWVLDWHEKYGANTINSYKSQIDSQQGNPFFNGKLAMYVNTPTFYTQIRDYAPDLDFGVAMLPEREQGSGNTSWGGGFVAEIPQGSKHPEEAWEFIKHLTDVEAQEYWAVKNFDNVANIEAAERAAKNKEMPDRDKVVYQMAIDNMENTLLTPVPVHAPDFVNLINPELDSILLGKKSVEQGLKDAQQSVEKLVEKSK, encoded by the coding sequence GTGCTCAGGAAAAAACTTATTCCGTTGTTTTTTGCCATGCTGCTTGTCTTGTCGGGATGTGCAGGTTTCAAGACGGGCGACAGCACGAGCGCAGATAGCGGGGATAAAGTCGTCATTGATTTTTGGAGTTTTTGGGGGTCTGAGATCAGGCGTCCGGTCATTGATAAAATCGTAGAGGATTTCAACAAATCGCAAGACAGGATTGAAGTGAAGCATACATTCGTTCCATGGGGGGACATTTGGACGAAGGAGCTGGCGGCAATCGCGGCAAAAAATCCGCCCGATGTCGTCATAAACGATATTAATGCGACGGCGCTCCGCGGACAGAAGAACCAGGCGATGAACCTATCGAAGTTCCTTGAAAAGGATGATATTTCGGGTAGGTTCTATGAGGAGCTTTGGAATGCGACCCTTTACGAAGGGGATTCATACGGCATTCCATTCAATACGGACACGAGAATCCTTTTTTACAATAAAACAGCGTTCAAAGAGGCTGGACTGGATCCGGAAAAACCACCTGCCACTTGGGACGAGCTTTGGGAGTACGCGGCAAAGCTTGATGTGAAGAACGGAGATACATATGACCGGATCGGATTTTATCCGCTCTGGGGAGTGAATTCGGATGTGTGGATGCTCAATTCGGACGGGAAAAACTTCTTTGATGAGGATGGCGTTCCGATCATCGATACGGAAGCGAACCGGGAAACACTTGAATGGGTATTGGATTGGCACGAAAAATACGGTGCCAACACGATCAATTCCTATAAGTCGCAAATTGATAGCCAGCAAGGGAATCCGTTTTTCAACGGCAAGCTTGCGATGTATGTAAACACACCTACATTTTACACGCAAATCCGTGACTATGCGCCGGACCTTGATTTTGGCGTAGCAATGCTGCCTGAACGTGAGCAGGGGAGTGGCAATACGAGTTGGGGCGGCGGATTCGTCGCTGAAATTCCACAAGGGTCGAAGCATCCGGAAGAAGCATGGGAATTCATCAAGCACCTGACGGATGTAGAAGCACAGGAATACTGGGCTGTAAAAAACTTTGACAACGTCGCGAATATCGAAGCGGCCGAAAGAGCAGCGAAAAACAAAGAGATGCCGGACAGGGACAAAGTGGTTTACCAAATGGCAATTGATAATATGGAAAATACTCTCCTGACGCCAGTGCCTGTGCACGCGCCGGATTTCGTGAACTTGATCAATCCTGAATTGGATTCGATTCTTCTCGGGAAAAAATCTGTTGAACAAGGATTAAAGGACGCACAGCAATCCGTTGAAAAACTGGTCGAGAAAAGCAAATGA
- a CDS encoding carbohydrate ABC transporter permease, which translates to MEEVVKTEEAKRLEKTNSNPAYFDNIHTKRKLLSLINFILLAAGSLLILSPIWWMISTSLKSMAEVMTYPPTFYPHEWNWDNYIKTWKAAPFDTYAINTITITLLVVIGSVLVNSFIAYGFAKVPFKGRNILFAIVLSTMMIPGFVTLIPQYVLFSKLQWINTYYPLVVPAFFGSAFFIFLLRQFYMTIPNELIEAAKMEGASHFRIWWTIGLPLTKPALATVAIFSFNGAWNDFLGPLLYLNDESLYTLQLGLQVFKGEMNTQWNYLMAGSLLVLLPVIILFFFFQKYFIQGINLQSGGK; encoded by the coding sequence ATGGAAGAAGTCGTTAAAACTGAAGAGGCGAAAAGGCTTGAAAAAACAAATTCAAATCCGGCTTATTTCGACAATATACATACGAAAAGGAAGCTGTTGTCGCTTATTAATTTCATCTTGCTTGCAGCAGGCAGTCTGCTCATCTTGTCGCCGATCTGGTGGATGATTTCCACTTCTCTAAAATCGATGGCGGAAGTGATGACGTATCCGCCGACATTTTACCCTCATGAATGGAATTGGGACAACTACATCAAAACGTGGAAAGCAGCCCCATTCGACACGTATGCGATCAATACGATCACAATTACGCTACTCGTCGTCATTGGCAGTGTCCTTGTCAACTCTTTTATCGCGTACGGTTTTGCCAAAGTTCCGTTCAAGGGAAGGAATATCCTATTTGCTATCGTCTTATCGACGATGATGATTCCAGGCTTTGTAACGCTCATTCCACAATATGTTCTGTTTTCAAAATTGCAATGGATCAATACATATTATCCGCTCGTCGTTCCTGCCTTTTTCGGGAGTGCATTTTTCATCTTCCTATTGCGGCAGTTTTACATGACGATTCCGAACGAACTCATTGAGGCTGCGAAAATGGAAGGGGCGAGTCATTTCCGTATTTGGTGGACAATCGGTCTTCCGCTTACGAAACCGGCACTTGCAACTGTGGCAATCTTTTCATTCAATGGCGCATGGAACGACTTTTTAGGCCCACTTCTCTACTTGAACGATGAGAGCCTATATACGCTCCAGCTCGGCTTGCAAGTGTTCAAAGGGGAAATGAATACACAATGGAACTATTTAATGGCGGGGTCGCTCCTCGTACTCCTTCCGGTCATTATCCTGTTCTTCTTCTTCCAGAAATACTTCATTCAAGGCATTAACTTGCAGTCTGGAGGGAAGTGA
- the helD gene encoding RNA polymerase recycling motor HelD, whose translation MKSTFQQEQQRVDNVVEVITGRIRKLEEDTTRQRNEVVTIRRHFWDEVKVNVDTFDDYLETIIGLRQEAQALAVNQTTHRHASKRLSTLRRMKEVPYFGRIDFIEEGDSTAEQIYIGISTLSDDSGEDFLIYDWRAPISSVYYDYQPGVASYATPVGLIHGKLEKKWQYLIRGGVLQSMFDTSVTIGDEILQIVLGKGTDKHMQSIVATIQQEQNRIIRHDKGKLLIVHGAAGSGKTSAALQRIAYLLYKYRDSLNANQIILFSPNTLFNSYVSNVLPELGEENMQQVTFQEYLNHRLSKNFQVENPYDQLEYVLTATDSPSYQSRVESIRFKASPLFFGAIESYRESLEVSGMLFKDLLFRGKPIVTAEQMAERFYSTDISLRFHNRLEKLKDWLLKRINETQRAEWDEPWVQERIELLSDEEYHKAHAHLAKKHGFTKEASADYEMEPKELAKLIVQQRLRPLRKLVQAFEFIDIKGIYQQLFANPLEINQWMTGDTPAEWPTICQATLNMLDEDLLSYEDATPFLLLNELIQGFQANRTIKHIVVDEAQDYSPFQFEFLRRLFPSAKMTVLGDFHQAIFAHASETVDFDMLTSLYGPNETEVINMARSYRSTKPIIEFTRKLVPNGEQIIPFDREGELPELKQVADYLELHRCIASKVADFQVAGYNTIAIICKSAEESRSAYEALSTIDDIKLLRIGSMEYEQGVVVVPSYLAKGIEFDAVIIYDASKQVYGTESLRRIYYTACTRAMHDLQLFSVGEPTPLLQNVSEESLVRA comes from the coding sequence ATGAAATCAACTTTTCAGCAAGAGCAGCAACGAGTAGACAATGTAGTGGAAGTCATTACGGGACGAATTCGCAAATTGGAGGAAGACACAACCCGGCAGCGGAATGAGGTCGTTACTATTCGCAGGCATTTTTGGGATGAGGTCAAGGTCAATGTAGATACGTTTGACGATTATCTTGAAACGATTATCGGTCTAAGGCAAGAAGCGCAAGCATTGGCAGTCAACCAGACCACTCATCGACACGCGTCCAAAAGGTTGTCAACGCTGCGACGGATGAAGGAAGTGCCCTATTTCGGGCGAATTGATTTCATTGAGGAAGGCGATTCGACTGCAGAACAAATCTATATTGGTATTTCAACACTATCTGATGACAGTGGTGAAGATTTTCTGATCTACGACTGGAGGGCTCCGATTTCGAGTGTCTATTACGATTATCAGCCCGGAGTCGCCTCTTATGCAACACCCGTTGGCCTCATCCATGGAAAACTGGAGAAGAAATGGCAGTATTTGATTCGCGGTGGCGTTCTCCAATCGATGTTCGATACGAGCGTCACAATCGGGGATGAGATTTTACAAATCGTATTAGGCAAAGGTACCGACAAGCATATGCAAAGCATCGTAGCGACGATTCAGCAGGAGCAAAACCGGATCATCCGCCACGACAAAGGAAAGCTTCTGATTGTTCACGGAGCCGCCGGCAGCGGGAAGACGTCAGCCGCCTTGCAGCGAATCGCTTATTTGCTGTACAAATACCGGGATAGCTTGAATGCCAATCAAATCATCCTATTTTCCCCGAATACGCTGTTTAACAGCTATGTATCCAATGTGCTGCCAGAGCTAGGCGAAGAAAATATGCAACAAGTGACATTTCAGGAATACTTGAATCATCGGTTAAGCAAGAACTTTCAAGTTGAGAACCCTTATGATCAATTGGAATACGTTTTAACTGCAACAGACTCCCCTTCCTATCAATCGAGGGTTGAAAGCATCCGCTTCAAAGCATCACCACTTTTCTTTGGAGCAATCGAATCGTATAGAGAGTCGTTAGAGGTTTCAGGAATGCTGTTCAAAGACTTGCTGTTTAGAGGAAAGCCGATTGTGACTGCAGAACAAATGGCGGAAAGGTTTTATAGTACAGACATATCACTCCGCTTCCATAATCGTCTTGAAAAGTTGAAAGATTGGCTGCTGAAGAGAATAAATGAAACGCAAAGGGCTGAGTGGGATGAACCGTGGGTGCAGGAGAGAATCGAGCTGCTTAGCGACGAGGAATACCATAAGGCACATGCGCACTTAGCGAAAAAGCATGGCTTTACAAAAGAGGCGAGCGCAGATTATGAGATGGAGCCAAAAGAGCTTGCTAAATTGATTGTGCAACAGAGGTTGAGGCCGTTACGGAAACTAGTCCAGGCATTTGAGTTCATCGACATAAAGGGAATCTATCAGCAGCTTTTTGCTAATCCTTTAGAAATCAATCAATGGATGACTGGGGACACACCAGCGGAATGGCCGACAATCTGTCAAGCAACACTCAACATGTTAGATGAAGATCTTCTGTCTTATGAAGACGCTACCCCATTTCTACTTTTGAACGAGCTCATCCAAGGCTTTCAGGCGAATCGAACAATAAAACATATCGTCGTTGACGAGGCGCAAGATTATTCACCTTTCCAATTCGAGTTTTTGAGACGATTGTTTCCATCGGCAAAAATGACTGTGTTAGGAGACTTTCATCAGGCGATATTCGCCCATGCGAGCGAAACGGTTGATTTTGACATGCTTACAAGCCTATACGGACCCAATGAAACAGAAGTGATCAATATGGCAAGAAGCTACCGTTCCACAAAGCCGATCATCGAATTTACTCGAAAATTAGTGCCCAACGGCGAGCAGATCATCCCTTTTGACCGAGAAGGCGAGCTTCCTGAGCTAAAACAAGTGGCTGATTACCTAGAGCTTCATCGTTGCATCGCCTCCAAAGTAGCAGATTTTCAAGTCGCCGGATACAACACAATTGCAATCATATGCAAATCAGCCGAGGAAAGCAGAAGTGCATATGAAGCCTTGTCTACCATCGACGACATTAAACTATTGAGAATCGGTTCAATGGAGTACGAGCAAGGAGTTGTCGTCGTGCCTTCGTATTTGGCTAAAGGCATTGAATTTGACGCCGTCATCATTTATGATGCATCGAAGCAAGTTTACGGTACAGAGAGCCTGCGAAGAATCTACTATACAGCGTGCACAAGAGCGATGCATGATTTGCAATTGTTTAGCGTCGGAGAACCGACTCCGTTATTACAAAACGTTTCGGAGGAAAGTCTCGTCCGAGCATAA
- a CDS encoding carbohydrate ABC transporter permease, translating to MRKKLNYKRMEGLQGYVFILPWIIGFLVFTAGPLIFSFAASFTNYNITSQMDFIGFENYENLFAADNLFWTSLYNTFYYVLFSIPLTTAGAIFLSALLNQDVPGIRFFRTIYYLPAVLSGVGVYLLWMQLLDPGTGLVNTVLGWFGIPGPNWLFDPDWTKPALIFMKMWSVGGGMLLYLASMQGVSKSLYEAAKIDGASSWQQFRFITIPMITPVIFFDIVTSLIGGFQIFQEAYVMSNGEGGPVNSMLFYNLYMWKKAFEAFDMGYAMAMSWILFIIVFIITIINLKLAPRWVHYEGEER from the coding sequence ATGCGGAAAAAATTGAATTATAAACGGATGGAAGGGCTGCAAGGGTATGTATTCATACTTCCTTGGATTATCGGATTCCTCGTCTTCACAGCAGGACCACTCATCTTTTCTTTTGCGGCAAGTTTCACGAACTACAATATTACGTCTCAGATGGATTTTATCGGATTTGAAAACTATGAAAATCTTTTTGCTGCCGATAATCTGTTTTGGACATCCTTATATAACACATTCTATTACGTACTGTTTTCCATTCCGTTAACGACTGCTGGAGCAATCTTTTTATCGGCATTGCTCAATCAAGACGTACCGGGCATCCGTTTCTTCAGGACAATCTATTATTTGCCGGCAGTGCTTTCCGGGGTGGGGGTTTACCTTCTTTGGATGCAACTGCTCGATCCGGGAACCGGTTTAGTGAACACCGTCCTTGGATGGTTCGGCATTCCAGGACCCAATTGGCTGTTTGATCCCGATTGGACGAAGCCGGCACTTATTTTCATGAAAATGTGGAGTGTTGGGGGAGGAATGCTTCTATACCTTGCAAGCATGCAAGGGGTATCGAAGTCGCTGTATGAAGCTGCAAAAATTGACGGTGCAAGCAGTTGGCAGCAATTCCGGTTTATTACAATCCCGATGATTACGCCTGTCATTTTCTTCGATATCGTCACAAGCCTGATAGGCGGGTTTCAAATTTTCCAGGAAGCATATGTCATGTCGAATGGAGAGGGCGGGCCGGTGAATTCGATGCTCTTTTATAATTTATACATGTGGAAGAAGGCGTTCGAAGCGTTCGACATGGGCTATGCGATGGCGATGTCATGGATCCTCTTCATCATCGTTTTCATCATTACAATCATCAACTTGAAACTTGCGCCACGCTGGGTTCATTACGAAGGGGAGGAGAGATGA